From Arcticibacter tournemirensis, one genomic window encodes:
- a CDS encoding alpha-L-fucosidase has product MVKKLLTILLGFSFSFAENSYAQEPKPWGPVPSPAQLQWHETGMYCLIHFGPDTYTDKEWGYGDDDPAIFNPQSFDALQIVGAAKAGGFKGVVVVAKHHDGFCLWPTKTTGHNISKSPWKNGKGDMIMEFKKACDQLGMKLGLYCSPWDRNSPLYGTQAYVEIYREQLKELYSNYGPVFMSWHDGANGGDGYYGGAREKRTIDRTTYYGWDTTWKIVRDLQPMAAIFGDVGPDVRWVGNEEGHAGETCWQTYTPHAPEEGAVPANGFVKYWEATTGHRDGKYWMPAECDVPLRPGWFYHSADDAKVKSPYVLLDLYFKSVGRGAGLDLGLSPDRRGILHENDVQVLKEFGDILKETFSSNLLKGAKFEASNVRGNNHKLFGTSFLTDSDPYSYWATDDGIKTPELTVDLVKDKTFNIIKIRENIKLGQRIDSFTVYVLKDKRWEPIAGATSIGSMRLIRLPQYHTARKIRLRIDRSAASAAISEIGLYAEPVHLTAPEITRDKNGFVQMKTSAAVSGIHYTTDGTEPTVLSPVYSKPFLLKSHGVVKARAFKDRLAGELSVKEFGIAKTLWKVVFPVNGNLSALIDDNERSVAEVSGKEGAVTPSSPAEVVIDLGKVTRIQSFTFFPPQNNLRSGLVDQYAFYVSDDNRSWQLAAKGEFSNIAANRIGQKIKLNEALSGRFIKFVALNLIEGNKASVAELSIN; this is encoded by the coding sequence ATGGTAAAAAAGCTTTTAACGATACTATTGGGTTTTTCGTTCTCCTTTGCGGAAAACAGTTACGCTCAGGAGCCTAAACCCTGGGGGCCGGTCCCTTCGCCTGCGCAGTTGCAATGGCATGAAACCGGTATGTACTGCCTTATTCATTTCGGCCCGGACACTTATACAGACAAAGAATGGGGATATGGCGATGACGATCCCGCGATCTTTAACCCTCAAAGTTTTGATGCCCTTCAGATTGTTGGCGCTGCAAAGGCAGGTGGTTTTAAGGGCGTTGTAGTTGTGGCTAAACACCACGACGGGTTTTGCCTGTGGCCTACTAAAACCACCGGGCATAATATCAGCAAAAGTCCCTGGAAGAACGGGAAGGGTGATATGATCATGGAGTTCAAAAAGGCTTGTGATCAGCTCGGAATGAAGCTTGGCCTCTATTGTTCGCCATGGGACAGGAACAGCCCCCTATACGGGACTCAGGCCTATGTAGAGATATATAGAGAACAGCTGAAGGAACTGTATTCCAATTACGGGCCTGTTTTCATGTCGTGGCACGATGGCGCCAATGGAGGCGACGGCTATTACGGCGGTGCTCGTGAGAAGCGTACAATAGACCGGACTACTTACTACGGGTGGGATACCACATGGAAGATTGTGAGGGACCTGCAGCCTATGGCGGCCATCTTCGGAGATGTTGGGCCTGACGTACGCTGGGTAGGAAACGAGGAAGGACATGCGGGAGAAACATGCTGGCAGACATATACCCCTCATGCGCCGGAGGAAGGTGCAGTGCCTGCTAACGGGTTTGTTAAGTACTGGGAGGCAACGACGGGGCACCGGGATGGAAAATACTGGATGCCGGCGGAGTGTGATGTGCCGCTCAGGCCGGGATGGTTTTATCATTCGGCGGATGACGCTAAAGTAAAATCGCCGTATGTTTTACTGGACCTTTATTTTAAAAGTGTTGGCAGAGGGGCAGGACTTGACCTGGGGCTTTCGCCGGACAGGAGAGGGATACTGCATGAGAATGATGTACAGGTTTTGAAGGAGTTTGGTGACATACTGAAGGAAACGTTCAGTTCCAATCTTCTGAAAGGTGCGAAGTTTGAAGCTTCCAACGTAAGGGGCAACAATCATAAGTTATTCGGTACGTCTTTTTTGACCGATTCAGATCCTTATTCGTACTGGGCAACTGATGACGGTATTAAAACTCCGGAGCTTACGGTGGATCTTGTAAAGGACAAGACTTTCAATATTATAAAGATCAGGGAGAATATTAAACTCGGACAGCGGATCGATTCGTTTACGGTTTATGTTTTAAAGGATAAGCGCTGGGAGCCGATTGCCGGAGCAACCAGCATAGGTTCAATGCGCCTGATACGGCTTCCGCAATACCATACAGCCCGGAAGATACGTCTCCGGATAGACCGGTCTGCAGCTAGTGCTGCGATAAGCGAAATTGGTTTATATGCGGAACCTGTTCATTTGACAGCGCCCGAAATTACAAGAGACAAAAATGGGTTTGTTCAAATGAAAACCTCTGCCGCTGTTAGCGGCATTCATTACACGACTGACGGCACTGAACCCACTGTTCTTTCGCCTGTCTATAGCAAGCCGTTCCTGTTAAAGTCGCACGGTGTGGTTAAAGCCAGGGCGTTTAAGGACCGCCTGGCGGGTGAGCTGAGTGTGAAAGAGTTTGGAATAGCTAAAACATTATGGAAGGTAGTGTTTCCTGTAAATGGAAATCTATCAGCACTTATTGATGACAATGAGCGAAGTGTGGCAGAAGTGTCCGGAAAGGAAGGTGCCGTTACACCTTCGTCGCCGGCAGAAGTTGTAATTGATCTTGGTAAGGTGACGAGGATTCAATCGTTCACGTTTTTTCCTCCGCAGAATAATTTAAGAAGCGGACTTGTTGATCAGTATGCTTTTTACGTGAGTGATGATAACCGGAGCTGGCAGCTGGCTGCCAAAGGCGAGTTTTCTAATATAGCAGCAAACAGGATTGGACAAAAAATAAAATTGAATGAAGCCCTTAGCGGACGCTTCATAAAATTCGTAGCTTTAAACCTGATTGAGGGAAACAAGGCGAGTGTTGCCGAGCTTAGTATTAACTAA
- a CDS encoding RagB/SusD family nutrient uptake outer membrane protein: protein MMKTRHIVYISFVILLASACKREDFLDRFPLDAISEQTYFKNENDLKLYVNRLYDYLPVQRARNPTAEDSTDARSDNYAMGNINTFLSSQYVVPPSGGGWAISDWANIRNVNFFLKRYNNAQIDQTIKNYYAGEARFFRALFYWDKVKRFGAVPWLSSDLSDTSSMALYGPRQPHKVVMDSVLADLNYAVTNTAEATNTNFAGRITKDVALALKARICLWEGTFRKYHALGDEQNYLREAAAAAETLMNSGRYQIYKTGNPSSDYYNLFIQEELKGNKEAILARRYIRNVSMHNLTRDISNVWPALTKNFVRSILMRDGRPTSLSPLYQGDDTPDNEQMNRDPRYTQIIATRGFSFTNNADGTKDLMTLPRIPSVVTGYALVKNYSPDPLQWVQSQSTLDLFIFRYAETLLIFAEAKAELGEATQAVIDRTINEIRSRVGMANMVIATLVKDPQSDFPTLPVLLDEIRRERRIELVGEGLRFDDLLRWKAGELIENPETILGMKLTPALRAQYPASQISNVQVNANNYIRVYPNITARVWTDKMYLYPIPTDQLTLNPALLPQNTGW, encoded by the coding sequence ATGATGAAAACAAGACATATTGTATATATATCATTTGTGATACTGCTGGCATCCGCCTGTAAAAGGGAAGATTTTCTCGACAGGTTTCCTTTGGATGCAATCAGTGAACAAACCTACTTTAAGAATGAAAATGATCTGAAGCTGTATGTAAACCGGTTATATGATTACTTGCCGGTTCAAAGAGCGAGGAACCCTACAGCTGAGGATAGTACCGATGCGCGGTCGGACAACTATGCAATGGGAAATATTAACACCTTTTTGTCTAGCCAGTACGTGGTACCTCCAAGCGGGGGCGGTTGGGCGATATCTGACTGGGCAAATATCAGGAACGTTAACTTTTTCCTTAAACGATATAACAATGCGCAAATAGACCAGACGATAAAAAATTATTATGCAGGAGAGGCCCGTTTTTTCAGAGCGTTGTTTTATTGGGATAAGGTAAAAAGGTTCGGCGCTGTGCCATGGCTTTCTTCTGATCTGAGCGATACCTCTTCAATGGCTTTATACGGACCGAGACAACCGCATAAGGTGGTTATGGATTCTGTTCTTGCCGATTTAAATTATGCAGTTACCAATACTGCGGAGGCAACCAATACAAACTTTGCTGGCAGGATAACCAAAGATGTTGCCTTAGCGTTAAAGGCGAGGATCTGTTTATGGGAAGGTACTTTCAGAAAGTATCATGCCCTGGGAGATGAACAGAATTATTTGCGTGAGGCTGCTGCGGCAGCAGAAACTTTAATGAACAGCGGCCGGTATCAGATTTATAAGACCGGTAACCCCTCTTCCGATTATTATAATCTGTTTATTCAGGAAGAGCTTAAAGGGAATAAGGAGGCTATTCTGGCCCGGCGGTATATCAGGAACGTAAGTATGCACAACCTGACGCGTGATATCTCGAACGTATGGCCGGCACTTACCAAGAATTTTGTTCGTTCGATCCTGATGCGGGACGGACGGCCGACATCTCTTAGTCCTTTGTACCAGGGCGATGATACGCCGGACAACGAACAGATGAACCGGGATCCGAGGTATACACAAATCATTGCTACCAGAGGGTTTTCTTTCACCAACAATGCTGATGGTACGAAAGATCTGATGACACTGCCTCGCATTCCTTCGGTGGTTACGGGATATGCTCTTGTCAAAAATTATAGTCCGGATCCACTTCAATGGGTGCAGAGCCAGTCGACGCTTGATCTGTTCATCTTCAGATATGCAGAGACACTGCTGATCTTCGCAGAGGCTAAGGCTGAACTCGGAGAAGCTACTCAAGCGGTCATTGACCGGACCATCAACGAAATCCGAAGCCGCGTGGGAATGGCAAACATGGTTATTGCGACCCTGGTTAAAGACCCCCAGTCGGATTTTCCGACTCTTCCTGTACTACTTGATGAGATAAGAAGGGAAAGGCGGATTGAACTTGTTGGAGAAGGACTAAGATTCGACGATTTGTTGAGATGGAAGGCTGGGGAACTAATTGAAAATCCGGAAACGATATTAGGTATGAAGTTAACCCCTGCGTTAAGGGCTCAATATCCTGCAAGCCAGATTAGCAATGTGCAGGTAAATGCAAATAATTATATCAGAGTGTACCCCAATATTACTGCGAGGGTTTGGACTGATAAGATGTATCTGTACCCAATACCAACCGATCAGCTTACTCTTAATCCGGCTTTGCTGCCGCAAAACACAGGTTGGTAA
- a CDS encoding glycoside hydrolase family 35 protein, with the protein MKLIYKTLLLFFILISFNASAQKKHTFEIKNGSFLYDSKPIQIHSGEMHYARIPKEYWRHRLKMLKAMGLNAVATYVFWNYHNTAPGVWDFKTGNRNLAEYIKTAAEEGLLVILRPGPYACAEWEFGGYPWWLQKNPGLVIRSNNQPFLDSCKVYITKLAEQVKNLQVSNGGPVIMVQAENEFGSYVSQRKDIPLEEHRKYNKAIFEMLKNAGFNVPFFTSDGTWLFEGGAIPGVLPTANGENNIDNLKKAVDKYHGGMGPYMVAEFYPGWLDHWAEPFNRVPAADIAKQTEKYLQNGISFNVYMAHGGTNFGFTSGANYNEEHDIQPDITSYDYDAPVSEAGWATEKYMAIRDLMKKYVKYPIPAVPEKIKVIEIPEIKLTRAVDVLDLKKTITPVGGDKPLTFEELNQGSGYVLYSRRFNQPVNGKLQIKGLRDYAGVYVNGKRVGELNRVQNKYELDITIPFNGTLDILVENMGRINYGEQIIHNTKGIISDVMINDFAITGSWQMYKMPFDVQPQTGKLPEKNIEGRPVLYSGSFELAETGDTFLDMSSWGKGIVFVNGHNLGRFWNVGPQQTLYVPGCWLAKGKNEIVILEQLNQTTHSTVRTVKQPVLDSLSGSN; encoded by the coding sequence ATGAAATTGATTTATAAAACTCTCCTGCTTTTTTTTATTCTGATATCTTTTAATGCGTCAGCACAAAAGAAACACACCTTCGAAATTAAGAATGGCAGCTTTCTTTATGATTCGAAGCCCATTCAGATCCACTCAGGAGAGATGCATTATGCACGTATTCCAAAAGAATACTGGCGGCATCGTCTGAAGATGCTGAAGGCTATGGGGCTGAATGCAGTAGCCACTTATGTCTTCTGGAATTATCACAATACCGCTCCGGGAGTATGGGATTTTAAAACGGGGAACCGTAACCTGGCAGAGTATATTAAAACTGCTGCTGAAGAGGGTCTTTTGGTAATACTCCGGCCAGGTCCTTACGCCTGCGCTGAATGGGAGTTTGGAGGTTACCCCTGGTGGCTTCAGAAGAATCCGGGTCTGGTGATACGTTCGAACAATCAGCCTTTTCTGGATTCGTGCAAGGTTTATATAACGAAGCTTGCTGAGCAGGTAAAGAACCTTCAGGTTAGCAATGGAGGTCCGGTGATTATGGTTCAGGCGGAGAATGAGTTCGGCTCCTATGTTTCTCAGCGTAAAGATATTCCACTTGAAGAGCATAGAAAGTATAACAAGGCGATCTTTGAGATGTTGAAGAATGCCGGGTTTAACGTTCCCTTCTTTACCTCTGACGGCACCTGGCTGTTTGAGGGTGGAGCGATTCCGGGAGTGTTGCCTACGGCGAATGGTGAGAATAATATTGACAACCTGAAAAAGGCGGTGGATAAGTATCATGGAGGTATGGGGCCTTATATGGTGGCAGAGTTCTACCCCGGCTGGCTTGACCATTGGGCTGAGCCGTTTAACCGTGTACCCGCTGCCGATATCGCGAAGCAGACAGAGAAGTATCTTCAGAACGGGATCAGTTTTAACGTCTATATGGCTCATGGAGGCACTAATTTCGGGTTCACTTCGGGCGCTAATTACAACGAGGAACACGACATTCAGCCCGATATTACCAGTTATGATTATGATGCCCCGGTATCTGAAGCAGGCTGGGCAACAGAAAAATATATGGCGATAAGGGACCTGATGAAGAAGTATGTGAAATACCCTATTCCAGCTGTCCCTGAGAAGATAAAGGTTATCGAAATTCCGGAAATAAAGCTAACAAGAGCTGTTGACGTACTTGATCTTAAGAAAACAATAACACCAGTAGGTGGTGATAAGCCTCTAACCTTTGAAGAACTCAATCAGGGTTCGGGATATGTATTGTACAGCAGGAGGTTTAATCAGCCGGTTAATGGTAAGCTGCAGATAAAGGGGCTCAGGGATTATGCCGGCGTTTATGTGAATGGAAAAAGAGTGGGTGAACTGAACCGTGTTCAGAATAAGTACGAACTCGATATTACTATCCCCTTTAACGGGACTCTCGACATTCTTGTAGAGAACATGGGGCGGATCAATTATGGAGAGCAGATCATTCACAATACCAAGGGCATTATTTCTGATGTGATGATCAACGATTTTGCGATTACAGGAAGCTGGCAGATGTATAAGATGCCATTCGATGTTCAACCTCAGACAGGTAAACTTCCGGAGAAAAATATAGAAGGCCGGCCGGTATTATATTCCGGTTCTTTTGAGTTAGCGGAAACAGGAGATACTTTCCTCGATATGAGTAGCTGGGGAAAGGGAATCGTGTTTGTTAACGGGCATAATCTGGGGCGATTCTGGAATGTTGGTCCTCAGCAAACGCTGTATGTTCCTGGTTGCTGGCTCGCAAAGGGAAAGAATGAGATCGTGATTCTTGAACAGCTCAACCAAACAACTCATAGCACTGTCAGGACGGTAAAGCAGCCGGTACTCGACTCTCTAAGTGGCAGTAATTAA
- a CDS encoding discoidin domain-containing protein produces MKKIFKYTLLAAFIVVAAGCKKEDSFTDKNGDVRIYMSQAVSGQFQEITVSRRAPLQSDTSYVFDVNAFFAGSGYLNAPEDVKVSFAVDYSKWDSINTARVNAGKPAYEKIPDNIFSFSNTSSVIKKGTSISENTGFAINGKQITEGHNYMIPVSISEVGGNFPVNRTLATTYFVVKVTPPVYPEMDRSAWTIYAVDSEEASGEGPDNGRAIFALDGKLNTFWHTQWDGGEPPLPHHIAIDMKATKTLSGLYLTARQNAPNGAPKTVVVDVSPNGTTWQNAGTYQLQVTNAKQSVFFSQAYSVRYFRVTVTATNGNTNITFFAEISAF; encoded by the coding sequence ATGAAGAAGATATTTAAATATACATTGCTTGCGGCTTTTATTGTAGTAGCTGCGGGCTGCAAGAAAGAGGATTCTTTTACTGACAAAAATGGAGATGTACGGATCTACATGTCGCAGGCGGTATCGGGACAGTTTCAGGAAATTACAGTGAGCAGAAGGGCGCCGCTTCAGTCGGATACCTCTTACGTTTTCGACGTTAATGCATTTTTTGCCGGTTCTGGGTATTTGAATGCACCTGAAGATGTGAAGGTGAGTTTTGCAGTGGATTACTCAAAATGGGATTCAATCAACACTGCCAGAGTAAATGCCGGAAAGCCTGCATACGAAAAGATACCTGATAACATATTTTCATTTTCGAATACCAGTTCTGTAATAAAGAAAGGGACTTCAATCAGTGAGAATACCGGGTTTGCTATTAACGGAAAACAAATTACCGAAGGGCATAACTATATGATCCCTGTCAGTATTTCTGAGGTAGGCGGTAATTTTCCGGTTAACAGGACCCTTGCCACAACCTATTTTGTTGTGAAGGTAACTCCTCCCGTGTATCCCGAGATGGACAGGTCTGCGTGGACTATTTATGCGGTTGATTCAGAGGAAGCCAGTGGAGAAGGCCCAGACAATGGGAGGGCTATTTTTGCACTGGATGGAAAATTAAATACCTTCTGGCATACCCAATGGGATGGAGGTGAACCGCCGCTTCCCCACCATATTGCTATTGATATGAAAGCAACAAAAACGTTGTCGGGACTCTATTTAACGGCAAGGCAGAACGCACCTAACGGGGCACCGAAGACAGTGGTTGTTGATGTCAGCCCCAATGGCACTACCTGGCAAAATGCGGGCACCTATCAGCTACAGGTTACCAATGCTAAACAGTCGGTGTTTTTCTCACAAGCGTATTCTGTGAGATATTTCAGAGTTACTGTTACTGCCACTAACGGCAATACCAATATTACTTTTTTTGCAGAAATATCAGCATTCTAA
- a CDS encoding SusC/RagA family TonB-linked outer membrane protein gives MKLTLALILILNFQALASVYSQTKVTLNLKSADFKQVLSAIEKKSSYRFVFSERKIPSGKKMDINVTNEDVMSVLDHMLENSLYTYNEMANGLVAIVPKGELFSEVRISGKVVDETGQPLPGASVKVKGSTSGVSTDLNGSFSLNVPENAVLVISYIGYQVQEVTVRGQASNFSWNYRFQGQEVTVRGTEPFAIKLLPLNNSLNEVVVVGYGTQKAANLTGSVATVSAKTLDDRPLTNIAQGLQGTMPGLTVSMVNGSPGQGAMFKLRGQGTLSGNESPLVLVDGVVMDPNLVNPEDVESVTVLKDAASAAIYGGRGAFGVILIKTKGGKEGKTSVTYSGNYSLSRPTRMPEYLNGPEYINMFRDAVRRAGGNSYNYTDEDSVRATAYLADPGSNLPVYPDPVNPRKYRYVGSTDWIDELYPGYQPQQQHNLSLAGGEGKTSYMASLGYFNQEGLLKEADQQYDRYNATLKLSNNTTKWMDLNFKATLNHSSYDTPNGTQFVNETSQTWSFIPTDLTPLMPVYHPDGNFSGQGNYTNMVALMKQNGRQKYDINDLWMTGGVVLKPLKNVRVVADYTWNGYFYNRTQHYKAFNEYGVDGVLLGTYPWTSPSRIYQTNSSDTYYALNGYAEYENTFAKKHYFKAMVGYNEEQKKNRSFNATAKNLIDPTLESLVPNYDPNPIVGGALSEWAVSGSFFRLNYIYDDKYLLEVNGRYDGTSRFRRGDRYLFVPSVSAGWRVSEEKFFEKWKGYVNNLKLRGSMGTSGNQAILTSTRTNETTYPYIATMPTGQTGYIFDNGLTSPYVGAPTLVNPGFTWEKVETFNVGLDASFLKNRLGLSFDRYRRATKDMLYASAPLPAVLGANPPQTNSVDLKTTGWELNLTWNDRVGDDFNYSVGFNLSDYTSKITKFDLNPTNLVSTFYNGYKLGDQWGYTTAGFFQSAEEISKSASQKEIWNGTWLPGDIRYADLDGNGTINVGDNTLQNPGDRRVIGNTTPRYQFGLNLSADYKGFDATLFFQGVMKRDAWLYGAYFWGFTDEWSVPLKYNLDTWTPQNPDAYYPVNKIGSWYNQMEQTKYKQNAAYARLKQVTVGYTLPKALTGRAKISRARVYVTGQNLFEITELHDAFDPEVLNGQTYPLSRSIAFGLQIGL, from the coding sequence ATGAAATTAACACTTGCACTAATACTTATTTTGAATTTCCAGGCTCTGGCAAGTGTGTATTCACAAACCAAAGTTACCTTGAATTTAAAATCCGCAGATTTTAAACAGGTACTTTCAGCTATTGAAAAGAAAAGCAGTTATCGGTTTGTTTTCAGCGAACGGAAGATTCCCTCAGGAAAAAAGATGGATATCAACGTAACGAACGAGGATGTGATGAGTGTTCTGGACCATATGCTGGAGAACTCGCTTTATACCTATAATGAGATGGCTAACGGACTTGTGGCAATTGTGCCCAAGGGGGAGCTGTTTAGCGAGGTAAGGATCAGTGGAAAAGTCGTTGATGAAACTGGTCAGCCCCTTCCGGGTGCGTCCGTTAAGGTAAAAGGTTCAACCAGCGGCGTTTCAACAGATCTTAATGGTTCATTTTCGCTGAACGTTCCTGAAAATGCTGTTTTGGTGATTTCCTATATCGGGTATCAGGTGCAGGAAGTGACAGTAAGGGGGCAGGCATCGAACTTCTCCTGGAACTATCGTTTTCAGGGACAGGAAGTAACTGTAAGGGGAACTGAACCTTTTGCCATCAAATTACTACCCTTGAATAACAGCTTGAATGAGGTGGTTGTAGTAGGTTATGGTACCCAGAAAGCAGCAAACCTGACAGGTTCTGTTGCGACTGTGTCTGCTAAAACTTTAGATGACAGGCCTTTGACTAATATTGCTCAAGGGCTGCAGGGTACTATGCCCGGTCTGACTGTTTCGATGGTAAATGGTTCACCGGGTCAGGGTGCGATGTTTAAGTTACGGGGACAGGGAACTTTGTCGGGGAATGAAAGTCCGCTGGTATTGGTAGACGGAGTGGTGATGGACCCGAATCTGGTTAATCCGGAAGACGTTGAAAGTGTAACTGTATTAAAAGATGCCGCTTCGGCAGCTATTTACGGGGGAAGAGGCGCATTTGGTGTAATCCTGATAAAAACAAAGGGCGGAAAAGAAGGGAAAACAAGTGTTACCTATTCGGGCAATTATTCGCTTTCACGGCCTACCAGGATGCCAGAGTATCTCAATGGCCCCGAATATATTAATATGTTCAGAGATGCCGTCAGGAGGGCAGGCGGGAATAGTTACAATTATACGGATGAAGACTCCGTCCGGGCTACTGCATATCTTGCTGATCCTGGCAGTAATTTACCAGTGTATCCTGATCCTGTCAATCCACGGAAGTACCGGTATGTTGGAAGTACAGACTGGATAGATGAGTTATATCCCGGGTATCAGCCTCAGCAGCAGCATAATCTCTCGTTAGCTGGAGGAGAAGGAAAGACAAGTTACATGGCGAGCCTGGGTTATTTCAATCAGGAAGGTTTATTAAAAGAAGCCGACCAGCAGTATGACAGGTACAATGCTACCTTGAAGCTGAGCAATAACACAACCAAGTGGATGGACCTTAATTTCAAAGCTACGCTGAACCATAGCTCTTACGATACTCCTAATGGTACCCAGTTTGTAAATGAGACATCACAGACATGGTCGTTTATTCCGACGGATTTAACTCCGTTAATGCCGGTTTACCATCCCGATGGTAATTTTTCAGGACAGGGCAACTACACTAATATGGTGGCCTTAATGAAACAAAATGGTCGTCAGAAGTACGATATAAACGATCTCTGGATGACCGGTGGGGTAGTGTTAAAGCCACTCAAAAATGTCAGGGTCGTAGCTGATTATACATGGAACGGGTATTTCTATAACAGGACCCAGCATTACAAGGCATTTAACGAATATGGGGTTGATGGAGTCCTTCTTGGAACCTATCCCTGGACATCCCCTAGCCGCATATACCAGACGAACAGCAGCGATACTTACTATGCATTAAACGGCTATGCCGAGTATGAAAATACTTTTGCGAAAAAGCACTACTTCAAGGCTATGGTGGGTTATAACGAGGAGCAGAAGAAGAACAGGAGCTTTAACGCAACAGCAAAGAATCTGATAGATCCCACATTGGAAAGTCTTGTTCCAAATTATGATCCGAACCCTATTGTTGGGGGAGCTTTGTCTGAATGGGCTGTTAGTGGTTCCTTCTTCAGACTTAATTATATTTATGACGACAAGTATTTACTTGAAGTGAACGGACGTTACGACGGGACTTCAAGGTTCAGGAGAGGCGACCGATATCTTTTCGTTCCATCCGTTTCTGCTGGCTGGCGTGTTTCGGAGGAGAAGTTCTTTGAAAAGTGGAAAGGCTATGTGAACAACCTGAAACTACGCGGGTCTATGGGTACCTCAGGGAATCAAGCCATCTTAACAAGCACTAGAACCAATGAAACGACTTATCCTTACATTGCCACGATGCCCACAGGGCAGACAGGGTACATATTCGACAACGGTCTGACGAGCCCGTATGTAGGAGCTCCGACATTAGTAAATCCTGGTTTTACATGGGAAAAAGTTGAGACGTTTAACGTTGGACTGGATGCTTCTTTTCTGAAGAACAGGCTGGGACTTAGCTTCGACAGATACAGACGTGCAACCAAGGACATGTTGTATGCCTCAGCACCTCTGCCCGCCGTACTGGGAGCAAATCCTCCTCAAACAAATTCAGTGGATTTAAAAACCACAGGATGGGAGTTAAACCTGACATGGAACGACAGGGTAGGAGATGATTTCAACTATAGCGTTGGCTTTAATCTGTCGGATTATACTTCCAAAATAACGAAGTTCGATCTTAACCCGACGAACCTGGTCTCTACTTTCTATAATGGCTATAAGCTAGGGGACCAGTGGGGGTATACCACTGCCGGCTTTTTTCAGTCCGCCGAAGAAATCAGCAAGTCGGCGTCGCAAAAAGAGATCTGGAATGGAACATGGCTTCCGGGCGACATCCGTTATGCTGACCTTGACGGAAACGGAACGATTAACGTAGGTGATAACACCCTTCAAAATCCGGGCGACCGCAGGGTCATAGGAAACACGACTCCCCGCTATCAGTTCGGATTGAACCTTTCTGCCGATTACAAAGGTTTTGATGCTACACTGTTCTTTCAGGGAGTGATGAAGAGGGACGCCTGGTTATACGGAGCATATTTCTGGGGCTTCACCGATGAATGGTCAGTTCCGTTGAAATATAACCTCGATACCTGGACTCCTCAAAACCCGGATGCTTATTATCCTGTGAATAAGATCGGCTCGTGGTATAATCAAATGGAGCAAACCAAGTACAAGCAGAATGCTGCATATGCCCGGTTAAAGCAAGTAACCGTGGGGTACACACTTCCAAAAGCACTGACAGGAAGAGCAAAGATCAGCAGGGCGAGAGTTTATGTTACGGGTCAGAATTTATTCGAAATAACAGAACTGCATGATGCATTTGATCCGGAAGTCCTGAACGGACAGACTTATCCACTGAGTCGTTCGATTGCATTTGGATTGCAGATAGGGTTATAA